A genome region from Anopheles stephensi strain Indian chromosome 2, UCI_ANSTEP_V1.0, whole genome shotgun sequence includes the following:
- the LOC118508315 gene encoding uncharacterized protein LOC118508315 isoform X2 — protein sequence MGLLRRNSLNIGKWFPAGGTAHPTTVVTPPTGTTGPARASFGSSVAIQKLRESKWFDAGEERIFCAVIENGFIVEVRRQSANPGDSWFGVVSIEQKKSPKPTAESVKIYSVRMKENEKKPMKVYCVTLSNLWQQGHQLRINNVADRTKKAHPEKDILAQIKYASKCQMPFHNSQHFAEFCRYGDRPQDSRKRQVSALLKRFEDALQGAHNSYF from the exons ATGGGATTGCTACGACGGAACAGTTTGAACATTGGCAAATGGTTTCCGGCCGGCGGTACGGCGCATCCGACTACCGTTGTTACGCCCCCAACCGGAACGACCGGTCCAGCGCGCGCCAGTTTCGGCAGCTCGGTCGCCATCCAGAAGCTGCGCGAAAGCAAGTGGTTCGATGCCGGCGAGGAGCGCATCTTTTGCGCCGTGATCGAGAACGGCTTCATCGTGGAGGTCCGCCGGCAGTCGGCGAACCCCGGCGACAGCTGGTTCGGTGTGGTGTCCATCGAGCAGAAGAAGT CTCCCAAACCGACGGCCGAAAGTGTGAAAATATATTCCGTACGCATGAAGGAGAATGAGAAAAAGCCGATGAAAGTGTACTGCGTCACGTTGTCTAATCTATGGCAGCAAGGACATCAGTTGCGGATCAACAATGTGGCCGATCGTACGAAGAAAGCCCACCCGGAGAAAGACATTTTAGCTCAG ATAAAGTATGCCTCGAAGTGCCAAATGCCGTTCCACAACAGTCAACATTTTGCCGAATTCTGTCGATACGGTGACCGGCCCCAGGACAGCCGGAAGCGACAAGTAAGTGCGTTACTGAAACGGTTCGAGGACGCATTGCAAGGAGCGCACAACAGCTACTTCTGA
- the LOC118508315 gene encoding uncharacterized protein LOC118508315 isoform X1, translating into MGLLRRNSLNIGKWFPAGGTAHPTTVVTPPTGTTGPARASFGSSVAIQKLRESKWFDAGEERIFCAVIENGFIVEVRRQSANPGDSWFGVVSIEQKKSPKPTAESVKIYSVRMKENEKKPMKVYCVTLSNLWQQGHQLRINNVADRTKKAHPEKDILAQIKYASKCQMPFHNSQHFAEFCRYGDRPQDSRKRQISDCAKWGGINMGATLIFMEMQKKQKSLSH; encoded by the exons ATGGGATTGCTACGACGGAACAGTTTGAACATTGGCAAATGGTTTCCGGCCGGCGGTACGGCGCATCCGACTACCGTTGTTACGCCCCCAACCGGAACGACCGGTCCAGCGCGCGCCAGTTTCGGCAGCTCGGTCGCCATCCAGAAGCTGCGCGAAAGCAAGTGGTTCGATGCCGGCGAGGAGCGCATCTTTTGCGCCGTGATCGAGAACGGCTTCATCGTGGAGGTCCGCCGGCAGTCGGCGAACCCCGGCGACAGCTGGTTCGGTGTGGTGTCCATCGAGCAGAAGAAGT CTCCCAAACCGACGGCCGAAAGTGTGAAAATATATTCCGTACGCATGAAGGAGAATGAGAAAAAGCCGATGAAAGTGTACTGCGTCACGTTGTCTAATCTATGGCAGCAAGGACATCAGTTGCGGATCAACAATGTGGCCGATCGTACGAAGAAAGCCCACCCGGAGAAAGACATTTTAGCTCAG ATAAAGTATGCCTCGAAGTGCCAAATGCCGTTCCACAACAGTCAACATTTTGCCGAATTCTGTCGATACGGTGACCGGCCCCAGGACAGCCGGAAGCGACAA ATTTCGGACTGCGCCAAATGGGGTGGTATCAATATGGGGGCGACGCTCATTTTCATGGAAAtgcagaagaagcaaaagtCACTGTCGCACTAG